From Vigna unguiculata cultivar IT97K-499-35 chromosome 5, ASM411807v1, whole genome shotgun sequence, the proteins below share one genomic window:
- the LOC114183813 gene encoding polyphenol oxidase, chloroplastic-like, with amino-acid sequence MLDEQYIAKFEKGIALMKALPQDDPRSFIQQAKVHCAYCNGAYHFYPPFQDTKFDIHRSWFFFPFHRWYIYFFERILGNLIGDPHFALPFWNWDSIEGMQMPSCFTDRNSSLYHQLRHQKHLPPHVVDLNYDLEDRHVPSQQQVSYNLATMYKQMVLASTTELFMGSPFRLGDNPHPGIGSVEDAPHNTVHSWVGEADTPHREDMGTFYTAARDPIFYGHHSNLDRMWAIWKTLGEGRRDYSDEDWLDSEFYFYDENADFVRVKVRDCIDIKKLGYVYQDIDLPWLRTPPTSRKSKLLRQRKKDEVLSSKPIKFPLVLDSVTSVIVKRPKKIRSREEKEKDEEVLVMEGIEFGSDKFVKFDVHVDDDEERLSNPDETEFVGSFVNVPHGHGHNITTTFKVAISKVLENLEAAEDDDVLVTLVPHVGKGDIILGNVKIQFIPRESKD; translated from the coding sequence ATGCTTGATGAACAATACATAGCTAAATTTGAAAAGGGCATTGCACTCATGAAAGCCCTCCCTCAAGATGACCCACGTAGCTTTATTCAACAAGCTAAGGTTCACTGCGCCTATTGCAACGGGGCTTATCACTTCTATCCCCCTTTTCAAGACACAAAATTCGACATTCATAGGTCATGGTTTTTCTTTCCATTCCATCGTTGGTACATATACTTCTTCGAACGAATTTTAGGGAACTTAATCGGTGACCCTCACTTTGCTTTACCATTCTGGAATTGGGATTCTATAGAGGGCATGCAAATGCCATCTTGTTTCACAGACCGTAACTCCTCACTTTATCACCAACTCCGACACCAGAAACACTTGCCACCCCACGTCGTTGACCTCAACTATGATCTTGAAGATCGCCACGTCCCTTCTCAGCAACAAGTTTCGTATAATTTAGCCACCATGTACAAGCAAATGGTGCTTGCAAGCACCACCGAATTGTTCATGGGAAGCCCTTTTCGGCTAGGGGATAACCCTCATCCTGGTATCGGTTCTGTGGAGGATGCTCCACATAATACCGTTCATAGCTGGGTTGGTGAGGCTGATACCCCACACCGTGAGGACATGGGCACGTTCTACACAGCTGCTAGAGACCCCATTTTCTATGGTCATCACTCGAACTTGGATCGAATGTGGGCGATATGGAAAACACTGGGAGAAGGAAGAAGGGACTATAGTGATGAAGATTGGTTAGATTCTGAGTTTTACTTCTACGATGAGAATGCCGATTTTGTTCGTGTTAAGGTAagagattgcattgatattaaAAAGTTGGGGTACGTGTACCAAGATATTGATCTTCCATGGTTGCGTACGCCACCCACATCACGAAAAAGTAAGCTCCTGAGACAAAGGAAGAAGGATGAAGTTCTGAGTTCGAAGCCGATAAAATTTCCTTTGGTTTTGGATTCCGTAACGAGTGTCATTGTTAAGAGGCCGAAGAAAATAAGGAGCagggaagagaaagaaaaagacgAAGAGGTTTTAGTGATGGAAGGGATTGAGTTTGGAAGtgataaatttgttaagtttgaTGTTCATGTTGATGATGACGAAGAGAGGTTGAGTAATCCAGATGAGACAGAATTTGTGGGAAGTTTTGTGAATGTGCCGCATGGACATGGCCATAACATCACCACTACCTTTAAAGTTGCCATATCCAAAGTTCTGGAGAATTTAGAAGCTGCAGAAGACGATGATGTGCTCGTTACTTTGGTACCTCATGTCGGAAAAGGAGACATAATCCTGGGTAACGTCAAAATTCAGTTTATTCCAAGAGAGTCGAaggattaa
- the LOC114183179 gene encoding uncharacterized protein LOC114183179: MEITIISAETLCMNGKPIRKDTYVVVHTQSCTKFFKTRTEEEGGRKNPSWNEEFLVDGANNITLEVQWKTWLGFKSVGAARIAVSKFVSENSLQFLSYRIWDEKGKRNGC; encoded by the coding sequence ATGGAGATCACGATTATATCAGCTGAAACCCTATGCATGAACGGAAAACCAATAAGAAAAGACACATACGTTGTTGTTCACACGCAATCATGCACCAAATTCTTCAAAACAAGGACAGAAGAAGAGGGTGGGAGAAAGAACCCTTCATGGAACGAGGAGTTCTTGGTTGATGGAGCCAACAACATCACGTTAGAGGTGCAATGGAAGACATGGCTGGGTTTTAAAAGTGTGGGAGCAGCACGAATAGCGGTTTCTAAGTTTGTTTCAGAAAATAGCTTGCAGTTTTTGAGTTATAGGATTTGGGATGAGAAGGGTAAGAGAAATGggtgttag
- the LOC114183176 gene encoding uncharacterized protein LOC114183176: MDSKPGPHDSLKRTLDLTVLSVEDLHANWRHAAQSLYVVVRADSIASYATGIATVETTSDGSGNPSWNEKLEVDVPAQARSITLTVKCKNAPSMKDVGIARIDITEVLRAAAPEQNLQILSYGLRDWEGRRSGVIKFSVRVRERDMLCSSSANVVGNGLMYD; encoded by the coding sequence ATGGACTCAAAACCCGGACCACACGACTCTCTGAAGAGAACCCTAGACCTCACTGTTCTATCGGTGGAGGACCTCCACGCCAACTGGAGGCACGCCGCTCAGAGCCTCTACGTGGTGGTGCGAGCGGACTCCATCGCCAGCTACGCAACCGGCATAGCCACGGTGGAAACCACCAGCGATGGCAGCGGCAACCCGTCATGGAACGAGAAGCTAGAGGTGGACGTACCGGCGCAGGCGAGGTCCATCACGCTGACAGTGAAGTGCAAGAACGCGCCGAGCATGAAGGACGTTGGGATAGCGAGGATAGACATAACCGAGGTTCTCAGGGCGGCGGCGCCGGAGCAGAACCTGCAGATTCTGAGTTACGGGTTGAGGGATTGGGAAGGGAGGCGCAGTGGGGTGATTAAGTTCTCTGTTAGGGTTAGGGAACGGGACATGCTGTGTTCTTCTTCTGCCAACGTTGTTGGAAATGGTTTGATGTATGACTGA